TTCCGCTCGACCCGCCGACGGATCTCCCCCAGGAGGTCCTCCATCTGGCCGTGCGTCGGCCGGACCTCGAGGACGGGGTCCATCAGCCCCGTCGGGCGGATGAGCTGTTCGACGACGCGGCCGCCCGACTTTTCGATTTCATAAGGCCCCGGCGTCGCCGACACGTAGATGACCCACCGGACCCGGGCCTCGAACTCCTCGAAGTTCAGGGGCCGGTGGTCGAGGGCCGACGGCAGGCGAAAGCCGTACTCGACGAGGGTCTGCTTGCGGGAGCGGTCGCCCTCGTACATGCCCCGGAGCTGGGGGATCGTGATGTGACTCTCGTCGATGATCGTCAGGAAGTCGTCGGGGAAGTAGTCCAGGAGCGTCGCCGGGGGCTCGCCGGGCCGGCGGCCGTCGAGGTGCCGGGAGTAGTTCTCGATGCCCCGACAGTAGCCCGTCGTCAGGAGGAGCTCGATGTCGTAAGTCGTCCGCTGGTACAGCCGCTGGGCCTCCAGATGGCGACCCTGGGCCTCAAGCTCCCGCACCCGTTCTTCCAGCTCGGCCCGGATCGACTCGACGGCCTCCAGGAGGCGGGGCCGGGTCGTGACGTAATGCGTCCGGGGGAAGATGAGCTTCCGTTCGAGGCGCTCCAGGCGCTGGCCCGTCAGGGGGTCGAAGGCGACCATTTCGGTCAGGACGTCGTCCTCCAGGACGATGCGGAGGGCCCACTCCTCGAAGGTCGGAAACAGCTCGATGCGGTCGCCGATGACCCGAAAGGTGCCCCGCCGGAGGAGACCCTGGACGCGTTCGTACTGAAGCTCGACGAGGCGGTACAGGAGGTCCGCCAGCGTCCAGTTCTGGCCGACTTCCAGGTAGAGGTGGAGGCCATAGAAGGTCTCGGGCGACCCGAGGCCGTAGATGCACGACACGCTGGCGACGATGAGGACGTCCCGGCGCTCGAACAGCGACCGGGTCGCCGACAGCCGCAGGCGGTCGATCTCCTCGTTGATGAGGACCTCCTTCTCGATGTACGTGTCGGTCGCCGGGATGTAAGCCTCGGGCTGGTAGTAGTCGTAGTAACTGACGAAGTACTCGACGGCATTGTGGGGGAAGAACGTCCGGAACTCCTGATAGAGCTGGGCCGCCAGGGTCTTGTTGGGGGCGATGACCAGCGTCGGCTTCTGGAGCCGCTCGATGACGGCCGCCATCGTGAACGTCTTGCCGCTCCCCG
Above is a genomic segment from bacterium HR11 containing:
- the uvrB gene encoding UvrABC system protein B, whose translation is MRFRLETDFAPSEAQAAAIEALVRGVEQGARHQVLLGVTGSGKTFTMAAVIERLQKPTLVIAPNKTLAAQLYQEFRTFFPHNAVEYFVSYYDYYQPEAYIPATDTYIEKEVLINEEIDRLRLSATRSLFERRDVLIVASVSCIYGLGSPETFYGLHLYLEVGQNWTLADLLYRLVELQYERVQGLLRRGTFRVIGDRIELFPTFEEWALRIVLEDDVLTEMVAFDPLTGQRLERLERKLIFPRTHYVTTRPRLLEAVESIRAELEERVRELEAQGRHLEAQRLYQRTTYDIELLLTTGYCRGIENYSRHLDGRRPGEPPATLLDYFPDDFLTIIDESHITIPQLRGMYEGDRSRKQTLVEYGFRLPSALDHRPLNFEEFEARVRWVIYVSATPGPYEIEKSGGRVVEQLIRPTGLMDPVLEVRPTHGQMEDLLGEIRRRVERNERVLVATLTKRMAEDLTQFLQEHGVRARYLHADIDTLDRVAILRDLRMGVFDVLVGVNLLREGLDLPEVSLVAILDADKEGFLRSPTALIQMSGRAARNVNGTVLLYADRITPAIRQTIEETQRRRRIQEEYNRRHGITPRTVQKRIHELIGSPFERDYLDLTRVPATEVPASREALETQIEALERQMWEAAERLDFETAARLRDEVRRLRHLLVTDGLA